The following coding sequences lie in one Hippopotamus amphibius kiboko isolate mHipAmp2 chromosome 7, mHipAmp2.hap2, whole genome shotgun sequence genomic window:
- the ASCL1 gene encoding achaete-scute homolog 1, which translates to MESSAKMESGGAGQQPQPQPQPQPFLPPAACFFATAAAAAAAAAAAQSAQQPPQPQAPQLSPAADGQPSGGGHKSAPKQVKRQRSSSPELMRCKRRLNFSGFGYSLPQQQPAAVARRNERERNRVKLVNLGFATLREHVPNGAANKKMSKVETLRSAVEYIRALQQLLDEHDAVSAAFQAGVLSPTISPNYSNDMNSMAGSPVSSYSSDEGSYDPLSPEEQELLDFTNWF; encoded by the coding sequence ATGGAGAGCTCTGCCAAGATGGAGAGCGGCGGCGCCGGCCAGCAGCCCCAGCCGCAGCCCCAGCCGCAGCCCTTCTTGCCGCCCGCAGCCTGCTTCTTTgccacggcggcggcggcggcggcggcggcagcggcggcgcaGAGCGCGCAGCAGCCGCCGCAGCCGCAGGCGCCGCAGCTGAGCCCCGCGGCCGACGGCCAGCCCTCAGGGGGCGGTCACAAGTCGGCGCCCAAGCAAGTCAAGCGACAGCGCTCGTCCTCGCCCGAACTGATGCGCTGCAAACGCCGGCTCAACTTCAGCGGCTTCGGCTACAGCCTGCCGCAGCAGCAGCCGGCCGCCGTGGCGCGCCGCAACGAGCGCGAGCGCAACCGCGTCAAGCTGGTCAACCTGGGCTTCGCCACCCTGCGCGAGCACGTCCCCAACGGCGCGGCCAACAAGAAGATGAGCAAGGTGGAGACGCTGCGCTCCGCCGTCGAGTACATCCGCGCGCTGCAGCAGCTGCTGGACGAGCACGACGCGGTGAGCGCCGCCTTCCAGGCCGGCGTGCTGTCGCCCACCATCTCCCCCAACTACTCCAACGACATGAACTCTATGGCCGGCTCGCCGGTCTCATCCTACTCGTCGGACGAGGGCTCTTACGACCCTCTCAGCCCCGAGGAGCAAGAACTGCTCGACTTCACCAACTGGTTCTGA